The following coding sequences lie in one Rutidosis leptorrhynchoides isolate AG116_Rl617_1_P2 chromosome 6, CSIRO_AGI_Rlap_v1, whole genome shotgun sequence genomic window:
- the LOC139853357 gene encoding uncharacterized protein isoform X1, with translation MEFSNKLTALLLISIFLVSSANPNPVVLDCGHCGHHHPPTTKPPVELPPVGPKLPLPPVPKLPLPPLPKLPLPPVGPNLPLPPVPKLPLPPVGPNLPLPPVPKLPLPPVGPNLPLPPVPKLPLPPVGPNLPLPPVDPKLPLPPVPKLPLPPLPNLPLPPLPSLPLPPLPSLPLPPLPSLPIPPVLNPPTVGPPTGKPCPPPFTPVPAPATCPIDTLKLGACVDLLGGLVHVNLGDPEVNKCCPIISGLAELEAAVCLCTTLKVKLLNLKIYLPIALELLVACGKTPPPGYTCSI, from the coding sequence ATGGAGTTTTCAAACAAGCTTACTGCTCTTTTGTTGATCTCCATCTTCTTAGTTTCTTCAGCTAATCCAAATCCAGTTGTTCTTGATTGTGGACATTGTGGCCACCACCATCCACCAACCACAAAACCGCCAGTTGAGCTCCCACCTGTTGGCCCAAAACTCCCGCTTCCACCCGTCCCAAAACTCCCTCTTCCACCACTCCCAAAACTCCCGCTTCCACCCGTCGGCCCAAACCTCCCTCTTCCACCCGTCCCAAAACTCCCGCTTCCACCTGTCGGCCCAAACCTCCCGCTTCCACCCGTCCCCAAACTCCCACTTCCACCTGTCGGCCCAAACCTCCCTCTACCACCGGTCCCCAAACTCCCTCTCCCACCTGTCGGCCCAAACCTCCCGCTTCCACCAGTCGACCCAAAACTCCCTCTTCCACCGGTCCCCAAACTCCCGCTTCCGCCACTACCGAACCTCCCTCTTCCACCACTACCAAGCCTCCCTCTTCCACCACTACCAAGCCTCCCTCTTCCACCACTACCAAGCCTCCCTATTCCACCTGTCCTTAACCCACCGACAGTCGGACCACCAACGGGGAAACCTTGTCCACCACCGTTTACACCAGTTCCAGCACCTGCAACATGCCCAATTGACACTCTAAAACTTGGAGCTTGTGTGGACCTTCTAGGAGGATTAGTCCATGTTAATTTGGGTGACCCAGAAGTTAACAAATGTTGCCCAATTATATCTGGATTAGCAGAACTTGAGGCTGCAGTTTGCCTGTGCACAACCCTAAAGGTTAAGCTTTTGAACCTCAAAATTTATTTACCAATTGCTCTTGAGCTGCTTGTTGCTTGTGGCAAGACTCCTCCTCCTGGTTACACTTGCTCTATCTAA
- the LOC139853722 gene encoding uncharacterized protein produces MNTGAVFNHVEPQYKLTSGEADFLERELDDSEIKDAVWNRGSSKVPGPDGISFRFIKKFWDLFKTNLCRDIRKFFSSCIMPHGAKSAFFSLIPKILTNRLLGIIDKIISLVQSAFISSLQILDGPLILSEILSWAKTNNKKKLLFKVDFEKAYDSVNWDYLFFMLSSMGFGKRCIGVNAAEVTSFANATGTRVGSFLTNYLGIPIGSNMKLKSSWEPLIDKFRLRLSSWKASLISSACSKATNDGLVPSDIFRMDIGNGRKTSFWHDVWCGNTTLASHFNRLYHLDMCKDDCIADKWMNGEWQFLWSRESIGSRNEQLVNDLRCCLSFCQLADRDDRWLYSLSNDGLYTVKSAREGIDQVALPSSHVKTIWFKFLPRKVNIFLWRLRLDSLPVRWNLSAKGIEINSIVCPVCNNGVETRDHLFFDCSVVKDLWQKMVMDGGDAVEIEDHGGGRLSGDSW; encoded by the exons ATGAATACAGGGGCTGTTTTTAATCATGTCGAACCACAATACAAGCTTACTAGCGGCGAAGCTGATTTTCTTGAAAGGGAATTGGATGATTCAGAGATAAAAGACGCGGTGTGGAATCGCGGGAGTTCCAAGGTTCCCGGGCCGGATGGAATTTCGTTCCGTTTCATCAAAAAGTTTTGGGATTTATTCAAGACTAATTTATGTAGGGACATTCGCAAGTTTTTCTCATCTTGTATTATGCCACATGGAGCCAAATCGGCTTTCTTCTCGCTTATCCCGAAG ATTCTTACGAATCGGTTACTTGGTATTATTGATAAAATTATAAGTCTCGTGCAATCTGCGTTTATTTCTAGTCTACAGATTCTTGACGGACCGTTAATTTTGAGTGAGATTTTGTCGTGGGCGAAAACTAATAATAAGAAAAAATTGCTTTTCAAGGTTGATTTCGAGAAAGCTTACGACTCCGTTAATTGGGACTATTTATTCTTTATGTTATCTTCCATGGGGTTCGGTAAAAGATG CATTGGTGTGAATGCAGCCGAAGTGACCTCATTTGCTAATGCTACTGGTACTAGGGTTGGTTCGTTCCTGACAAACTATCTTGGTATCCCTATCGGATCAAATATGAAGTTAAAATCTAGTTGGGAGCCTTTAATTGACAAGTTTCGGTTAAGATTATCTTCTTGGAAGGCTAGCCTCATTTCTTCAG CCTGCAGTAAAGCCACGAATGATGGTCTAGTACCATCGGATATTTTCAGAATGGACATTGGTAATGGTAGAAAGACGAGTTTCTGGCATGATGTTTGGTGCGGTAATACCACGTTAGCTTCTCATTTTAATCGTCTTTATCATTTGGATATGTGTAAAGATGATTGTATTGCTGACAAATGGATGAATGGCGAATGGCAGTTCTTATGGTCTAGGGAATCGATCGGTAGCCGGAATGAACAATTGGTCAATGACCTTCGATGTTGCTTATCATTCTGTCAACTCGCTGATCGTGATGATAGATGGTTGTACAGTCTGAGCAACGATGGATTGTACACGGTTAAATCTGCTAGGGAAGGTATTGATCAAGTAGCGCTACCTTCTTCACATGTGAAAACAATTTGGTTTAAATTCTTACCGAGAAAAGTCAACATATTTTTATGGCGCCTTAGACTTGATTCTCTCCCCGTTCGTTGGAACCTCTCCGCAAAAGGGATAGAGATTAATTCTATTGTGTGTCCGGTGTGCAATAATGGTGTTGAAACCCGTGATCATCTTTTTTTCGATTGTTCGGTTGTAAAAGATTTATGGCAAAAG
- the LOC139853357 gene encoding uncharacterized protein isoform X2, whose protein sequence is MEFSNKLTALLLISIFLVSSANPNPVVLDCGHCGHHHPPTTKPPVELPPVGPKLPLPPVPKLPLPPLPKLPLPPVGPNLPLPPVPKLPLPPVGPNLPLPPVPKLPLPPVGPNLPLPPVPKLPLPPVGPNLPLPPVDPKLPLPPVPKLPLPPLPNLPLPPLPSLPIPPVLNPPTVGPPTGKPCPPPFTPVPAPATCPIDTLKLGACVDLLGGLVHVNLGDPEVNKCCPIISGLAELEAAVCLCTTLKVKLLNLKIYLPIALELLVACGKTPPPGYTCSI, encoded by the exons ATGGAGTTTTCAAACAAGCTTACTGCTCTTTTGTTGATCTCCATCTTCTTAGTTTCTTCAGCTAATCCAAATCCAGTTGTTCTTGATTGTGGACATTGTGGCCACCACCATCCACCAACCACAAAACCGCCAGTTGAGCTCCCACCTGTTGGCCCAAAACTCCCGCTTCCACCCGTCCCAAAACTCCCTCTTCCACCACTCCCAAAACTCCCGCTTCCACCCGTCGGCCCAAACCTCCCTCTTCCACCCGTCCCAAAACTCCCGCTTCCACCTGTCGGCCCAAACCTCCCGCTTCCACCCGTCCCCAAACTCCCACTTCCACCTGTCGGCCCAAACCTCCCTCTACCACCGGTCCCCAAACTCCCTCTCCCACCTGTCGGCCCAAACCTCCCGCTTCCACCAGTCGACCCAAAACTCCCTCTTCCACCGGTCCCCAAACTCCCGCTTCCGCCACTACCGAAC CTCCCTCTTCCACCACTACCAAGCCTCCCTATTCCACCTGTCCTTAACCCACCGACAGTCGGACCACCAACGGGGAAACCTTGTCCACCACCGTTTACACCAGTTCCAGCACCTGCAACATGCCCAATTGACACTCTAAAACTTGGAGCTTGTGTGGACCTTCTAGGAGGATTAGTCCATGTTAATTTGGGTGACCCAGAAGTTAACAAATGTTGCCCAATTATATCTGGATTAGCAGAACTTGAGGCTGCAGTTTGCCTGTGCACAACCCTAAAGGTTAAGCTTTTGAACCTCAAAATTTATTTACCAATTGCTCTTGAGCTGCTTGTTGCTTGTGGCAAGACTCCTCCTCCTGGTTACACTTGCTCTATCTAA